A genomic stretch from Komagataeibacter xylinus includes:
- a CDS encoding cytochrome c: MPDVTRKILWSFLTAGTALATFSAVPARADDPSADLMARGEYIATAGDCVACHTAPGGKPFAGGLKITTPMGDVVTTNITPDPDHGIGKYTEEDFEKSLRHGIRRDGSRLYPAMPYVSYAGMTDGDVKALYTWFMHGVKPVAETPPVTSLNFPANLRITMGLWNMVATSETPETGDSATYDKLRRGKYLARALEHCGTCHTPRNIMLSEKEDSYLAGASLLGWYAPNITSSKTGGIGNWSEDNLVEYLKTGHVAGLSQAAGPMGEAVEHSTSHLTNDDLHALAAYILQVPAKDDEAEHSPREQYGKPLEQADVRSGELTRIDKLDQMDGAQIYDANCAACHGGNGAGTADHYAPSLFHNSVVGSARPDDLIMAVLNGVDRNAGEVHVHMPAFNQSSDVERLSNAEIASVVNYVTATFGSGDHGVTAEQVEKMGKELPKTP, translated from the coding sequence ATGCCTGACGTGACGCGCAAGATCCTGTGGTCATTCCTGACCGCAGGCACTGCTCTTGCAACATTTTCTGCCGTTCCCGCCCGGGCGGATGATCCTTCTGCCGACCTTATGGCCCGTGGCGAATATATCGCCACGGCAGGCGACTGCGTTGCCTGTCATACCGCGCCAGGTGGCAAGCCCTTTGCGGGCGGCCTGAAGATCACCACGCCCATGGGTGATGTGGTAACGACCAACATCACGCCTGATCCCGATCATGGTATTGGAAAATACACGGAAGAGGACTTCGAGAAGAGCCTGCGCCATGGCATTCGCCGTGATGGCAGCAGACTTTATCCCGCCATGCCCTACGTGTCCTATGCCGGAATGACGGATGGTGACGTAAAGGCGCTTTACACCTGGTTCATGCATGGGGTGAAGCCGGTGGCCGAGACGCCGCCGGTCACATCGCTCAACTTCCCGGCCAACCTGCGCATCACGATGGGGCTGTGGAACATGGTGGCGACCAGCGAAACCCCGGAAACCGGGGATTCCGCCACCTATGACAAGCTGCGCCGGGGTAAATACCTGGCCCGTGCCCTTGAGCATTGCGGCACCTGCCATACCCCGCGCAACATCATGCTGAGCGAGAAAGAGGACAGCTACCTCGCAGGTGCAAGCCTGCTCGGGTGGTATGCCCCCAACATCACCTCCAGCAAGACGGGCGGCATCGGCAACTGGAGCGAGGACAACCTCGTTGAATACCTCAAGACCGGCCATGTGGCCGGGCTGAGCCAGGCAGCCGGTCCGATGGGCGAGGCGGTGGAGCACAGCACCAGTCACCTGACCAATGATGACCTGCATGCGCTTGCAGCTTACATCCTGCAGGTGCCTGCCAAGGATGACGAGGCCGAGCACAGTCCGCGCGAGCAGTATGGCAAGCCGCTCGAACAGGCGGATGTCCGCTCGGGTGAGCTTACCCGCATCGACAAGCTTGACCAGATGGATGGCGCGCAGATCTATGATGCGAACTGCGCCGCCTGCCATGGCGGTAACGGCGCGGGCACGGCTGACCATTATGCGCCCTCGCTGTTCCATAACTCGGTTGTGGGCTCAGCACGGCCCGATGACCTGATTATGGCCGTGCTCAATGGCGTGGACCGTAATGCAGGTGAGGTGCATGTGCATATGCCTGCCTTCAACCAGAGCTCCGACGTGGAGCGCCTGAGCAATGCCGAGATTGCCAGCGTGGTGAACTACGTCACGGCCACATTTGGCAGCGGCGACCACGGTGTCACTGCTGAACAGGTGGAAAAAATGGGCAAGGAACTGCCCAAGACCCCCTAA
- a CDS encoding phosphatase PAP2 family protein yields the protein MLHFITDFADQGVMLPVMVTVTFIMAVYGWWRGAVVWAVTAVTMLAVMLLLKIAGLYYAAIEQTAIISPSGHVAAACMVYGGLLVLLGQRYFMRFPALMLVPLSGIGIAVACTRIALHTHTLFEVITGGMVGCAAGFVLGRACGPVPQRLWLYLLPGVTCIAVLFHGTHLGIEGAIRAMFMPRKIMS from the coding sequence ATGCTGCATTTCATTACCGATTTTGCCGATCAGGGCGTGATGCTGCCGGTGATGGTAACCGTGACCTTTATCATGGCTGTGTACGGATGGTGGCGCGGCGCCGTAGTCTGGGCGGTGACTGCCGTTACGATGCTGGCAGTCATGTTGCTGCTTAAAATAGCCGGTCTTTATTATGCCGCGATTGAACAGACCGCCATCATCAGCCCCAGCGGGCATGTTGCGGCGGCGTGTATGGTGTATGGCGGCCTTCTTGTGCTGCTGGGGCAGCGGTATTTCATGCGTTTTCCGGCACTTATGCTGGTGCCGTTATCGGGCATTGGCATTGCCGTGGCATGCACCCGGATCGCGTTGCATACCCATACCCTGTTCGAGGTGATAACAGGCGGAATGGTGGGCTGTGCCGCTGGCTTTGTGCTCGGGCGCGCGTGCGGGCCTGTGCCGCAGCGGTTATGGCTTTATCTGCTGCCAGGGGTGACGTGCATAGCCGTGCTGTTCCATGGAACGCATCTGGGTATTGAGGGGGCGATACGCGCTATGTTTATGCCGAGGAAAATTATGTCCTGA
- a CDS encoding NAD-dependent succinate-semialdehyde dehydrogenase, whose protein sequence is MAYATTNPYTGEKLKTFPDATDQEVQTALTDAYEAFKAWRHTSFAKRAEVMKAAAAILRRDIDKYARLITLEMGKTYAESKAETILSAEIFEYYAEHAERLLKAEKLPVANPDEGEAMIIHQPQGIVFAIEPWNFPYYQVARIIAPQLSAGNTVLLKHASNVPQCAAAFDTLMQEAGLPKGGFRNLYAARHHTEVILSDPRVCGVALTGSEGAGAIVAGVAAKALKKSTMELGGSDAFVVLEDADLEKTVKWAVFGRHWNAGQVCVSAKRLIVADAIYDRFVELYKKGVASLKAGDPMDPATQLAPLSSQKAADDLRAQVEEAKKHGAVVEVIGAPVPEKGAFFQPLLMTNLHENNEARHWEFFGPVTQLYRAKDEADAIRIANDSPYGLGGAVFTKDTKRGVKVAEQIYTGMVYVNHPTMVKADLPFGGVARSGYGRELIGLGIKEFVNHKLIDVVNIDAPF, encoded by the coding sequence ATGGCTTATGCTACGACCAACCCTTATACTGGTGAAAAGCTGAAGACTTTCCCCGATGCTACGGATCAGGAAGTCCAGACCGCGCTGACCGATGCCTATGAGGCCTTCAAGGCCTGGCGTCACACCTCGTTTGCCAAACGTGCGGAAGTGATGAAGGCCGCAGCGGCCATCCTGCGCCGCGACATTGACAAATATGCCCGCCTGATCACGCTGGAGATGGGCAAGACGTATGCGGAATCCAAGGCCGAGACCATCCTGTCGGCAGAGATCTTCGAGTATTATGCCGAACATGCCGAGCGCCTGCTGAAGGCCGAGAAGTTGCCGGTCGCCAACCCCGATGAGGGCGAGGCCATGATCATCCACCAGCCGCAGGGCATCGTTTTTGCCATCGAGCCGTGGAACTTCCCCTACTATCAGGTGGCCCGCATCATTGCGCCGCAGCTTTCGGCCGGTAACACGGTGCTGCTCAAGCATGCCTCCAACGTGCCGCAGTGCGCCGCCGCTTTCGATACGCTGATGCAGGAAGCAGGCCTGCCCAAGGGTGGCTTCCGCAACCTGTATGCCGCCCGTCACCACACCGAAGTGATCCTGAGCGACCCACGCGTGTGTGGCGTTGCCCTGACCGGCTCCGAAGGCGCTGGCGCCATCGTGGCAGGCGTTGCGGCCAAGGCGCTCAAGAAATCCACGATGGAACTTGGTGGTTCCGACGCGTTCGTGGTGCTGGAAGATGCCGACCTGGAAAAGACCGTGAAGTGGGCCGTGTTCGGACGCCACTGGAATGCGGGCCAGGTCTGTGTCTCGGCCAAGCGGCTGATCGTGGCTGATGCGATCTATGACCGCTTTGTGGAGCTTTACAAGAAAGGCGTGGCCAGCCTGAAGGCAGGCGACCCGATGGACCCGGCAACGCAGCTGGCTCCCCTCTCCTCACAGAAGGCGGCGGATGACCTGCGCGCGCAGGTTGAAGAAGCCAAGAAGCATGGTGCCGTTGTGGAAGTGATTGGCGCGCCCGTGCCTGAAAAGGGCGCGTTCTTCCAGCCGCTGCTCATGACCAACCTGCACGAGAACAATGAAGCCCGCCACTGGGAGTTCTTTGGCCCCGTAACGCAGCTTTACCGTGCGAAAGACGAGGCTGATGCCATCCGTATCGCCAATGACTCGCCCTACGGGCTGGGCGGCGCCGTGTTCACGAAGGACACCAAGCGCGGCGTGAAGGTAGCCGAGCAGATCTATACCGGCATGGTCTATGTCAACCACCCGACCATGGTGAAGGCCGACCTGCCGTTTGGCGGCGTGGCCCGCTCGGGCTATGGCCGTGAACTGATCGGCCTGGGCATCAAGGAATTCGTCAATCACAAACTGATCGACGTGGTGAACATCGACGCCCCGTTCTGA
- a CDS encoding Rrf2 family transcriptional regulator, which yields MRLTLHTDYALRTLIYLGIHTDRLTSIREVALAYGISENHLIKIIHRLGQGGFVETIRGRNGGLRLGRPAAQILIGDVVRYTEEDMGLVACMQPPPPEGVNRRAGCILSDVCHLRGVLHEALGLFISVLDRYTLADVITDRERKLLDSPLSV from the coding sequence ATGCGCCTGACCCTGCATACTGATTACGCCCTGCGAACCCTGATCTATCTGGGCATCCATACCGACCGCCTGACATCGATCAGGGAGGTCGCGCTGGCCTACGGCATTTCGGAAAATCATCTGATCAAGATCATCCACCGGCTGGGGCAGGGCGGCTTTGTGGAAACCATCCGTGGCCGTAATGGCGGCCTGCGGCTGGGGCGGCCTGCCGCTCAGATCCTGATCGGTGATGTCGTGCGCTATACGGAAGAAGATATGGGGCTGGTGGCCTGCATGCAGCCTCCCCCACCGGAAGGCGTAAACCGCAGGGCGGGCTGCATCCTGAGCGATGTGTGCCACCTGCGCGGCGTGCTGCATGAGGCGCTGGGGTTATTCATTTCCGTGCTGGACCGTTATACGCTGGCCGATGTCATAACCGACCGGGAACGCAAACTGCTCGATAGCCCGCTTTCTGTCTGA